One window of Phycodurus eques isolate BA_2022a chromosome 17, UOR_Pequ_1.1, whole genome shotgun sequence genomic DNA carries:
- the LOC133416081 gene encoding gastrula zinc finger protein XlCGF8.2DB-like has protein sequence MCKIQMLRTLVEQRLTMAADEIFVLFERALAEYDEELSRRMQDYERQLPPQDVAANEPPDVKEEEEEVWTTGREEIPLTLVLVKSEDVEATARADRGSQPSTVSMSETSATKEALKTVTGKRFKKSRARPFDCDVCHKSFTRKVNLSRHMRSHTADKPSGRKTFKRRVNSTGEKPFACALCGKGFTQNGNLLRHARTHSADKPYRCDVCGRRFSDKRYIGVHMRTHTGEKPFPCSVCGRKFSDKRHVLRHMSMHTAGREAGSAENSALITITMSRAAENNSTR, from the exons atgtgtaaaattcAAATGCTGAGGACGTTGGTGGAGCAGCGGTTGACAATGGCCGCCGACGAGATATTCGTGCTGTTCGAACGAGCCCTTGCAGAATACGACGAGGAACTTTCTCGAAGAATGCAAGATTACGAACGTCAACTGCCACCACAAGACGTTgctg CTAATGAGCCCCCGGatgtgaaggaggaagaggaggaagtgtGGACCACCGGTCGAGAAGAGATCCCGCTGACTCTTGTCCTCGTCAAAAGTGAAGACGTCGAAGCGACGGCGCGAGCCGACCGAGGCTCGCAACCGAGCACCGTCTCCATGTCGGAGACTTCTGCGACTAAAGAAGCGTTGAAGACCGTAACGGGCAAGAGGTTTAAAAAATCCCGCGCCCGACCGTTCGACTGCGACGTCTGCCACAAAAGCTTCACGAGGAAGGTCAATTTGAGCCGGCACATGCGCAGCCACACGGCCGACAAACCCTCAGGGCGGAAAACATTCAAGCGGAGGGTCAACTCGACGGGCGAGAAGCCGTTCGCCTGCGCCTTGTGCGGCAAGGGCTTCACGCAGAACGGCAACCTTCTGCGGCACGCGCGGACCCACAGCGCCGACAAACCCTACCGCTGCGACGTGTGCGGCAGGAGGTTCTCGGACAAGCGTTACATCGGGGTGCACATGAGGacgcacacgggcgagaagcccTTCCCGTGCTCGGTGTGCGGCCGCAAGTTCTCGGACAAGAGACACGTGCTCAGACACATGAGCATGCACACCGCGGGACGGGAAGCAGGAAGCGCTGAGAACTCTGCGTTGATTACAATTACCATgagtcgtgcggctgaaaacaACTCGACACGATAA
- the zgc:77151 gene encoding AT-rich interactive domain-containing protein 5B: MEHNAIQWLGAPSCQRGSYAFYKSVGSKTRADGPMRVWRLGEFYFVRCGPGDPVCIAEVTLLWEDQTQRHLLASARLYFLPEDTPKGRTREHGEDEVLAVSRKMVLRVEDLVRWSCAEPAEWSSKPKAAPCIANGLHKPAQSGDTDGNTTDYKPLKDKSENGVAECQSVKVLSYPQYCRYRSLQRRIQDGARGPTLQDAHLLALGGVRVTPSTRLMYCRDTFNHPTLESSVSFSWQFRCPSLSLRGRPRKRRGRDGREGPTAGQSESWIERMKENVMGSVEAGGEGGWLPHPEEQLFLDELFAFMERQGSPIHKVPNLGFKKIDLFLMYSVVRRLGGYEKVTSERMWKVVYNELGGCPGSTSAATCTRRHYERLMLPYEEHLIAGGMEIKIPQCTLPMKPRGIRGRKPLPRGRKPGPKVKAKMAATPPSAITTADGAAVLVKRGRGRPPGKRNKATLLAQAKLLAQQQAKVKAESLKPLLPARGSGGVPPNSSSTQQVSQRLPSPSLQPIQPALLPVNMPPTPDLSPMSTPFLPFPPKPKEPKDRAGESAALAPGVLISALPRHFVGGSLGGFSPIKGLCPLDVLRNCVGFQKVLESPALTPQEPSQPHTTIYALQPKHRSPDTPVPSGDQPPAPALPIQQHRNPLPGRNVDEDGQRGGARDARNRHPLPPLRVLPLDLDCSVQVRQLMRTRLGSTQFQTFTRRLSEALSQDLSAKPPCSPITPPPEQALPLNLSKRFTLKRPGTDPVELGRATTNGTADEPSLKKVKADCLERAEDFSPGGGGGGAGRRDSGSTGREGQELGHKNQEEPADLSSPSRIRAFLLGLPPFQVKLDEDLNGMKFGKVLPSGSGVESQRTVTVLKDAEAAITETSDHKSESVTKQVGNVEMLNVDVKDEGNASVDKMEDFGDQMIASVQKCDVETSQGHPSPVLPQTSALVLAQQS; this comes from the exons TGGTTAGGTGCTCCTTCCTGCCAGAGAGGCAGCTACGCCTTCTACAAGTCGGTCGGCAGCAAGACTCGAGCCGACGGCCCCATGCGGGTGTGGCGGCTGGGCGAGTTTTACTTTGTTCGCTGCGGGCCGGGCGATCCCGTGTGCATCGCTGAG GTGACCTTACTATGGGAAGACCAGACGCAGCGCCACCTCCTGGCCAGCGCCAGACTCTATTTCCTGCCTGAAGACACGCCGAAGGGTCGAACCAGGGAGCACGGAGAG GACGAGGTTCTCGCCGTGTCTCGAAAGATGGTGCTGCGGGTGGAGGACCTGGTGAGGTGGTCGTGCGCCGAGCCGGCAGAGTGGAGCTCCAAACCCAAGGCGGCGCCCTGCATCGCCAACGGGCTCCACAAACCCGCACAGAGCGGCGACACCGACGGCAACACGACAGACTACAAGCCTCTGAAGGACAAGAGCGAAA ATGGCGTGGCCGAATGCCAGAGTGTCAAAGTCCTCAGCTACCCGCAGTACTGCCGCTACCGCTCGCTGCAGAGGCGCATCCAGGACGGCGCCCGAGGCCCGACGCTCCAGGACGCCCACCTGTTGGCTCTGGGCGGCGTCAGGGTGACGCCCAGCACCCGCTTGATGTACTGCAGGGACACCTTCAACCACCCCACGCTGGAAAGCAGCGTCAGCTTCTCCTGGCAGTTCC gGTGCCCATCTCTTAGCCTCCGAGGACGACCTCGCAAGAGGCGAGGCCGCGACGGCAGAGAAGGCCCGACCGCTGGTCAGTCGGAATCCTGGATTGAAAGGATGAAG GAGAACGTGATGGGCAGCGTGGAGGCGGGCGGCGAGGGCGGCTGGCTCCCCCACCCCGAAGAGCAGCTGTTCCTGGATGAGCTCTTCGCCTTCATGGAGCGGCAAGGCTCGCCCATCCACAAAGTGCCCAACCTCGGTTTCAAGAAGA TCGACCTCTTCCTCATGTACTCGGTGGTCAGACGTCTCGGAGGCTACGAAAAG GTAACGTCAGAGCGCATGTGGAAGGTGGTTTACAACGAGCTGGGCGGATGTCCCGGCAGCACCAGCGCTGCAACCTGCACAAGGAGACACTACGAAAG GCTGATGCTCCCCTACGAAGAGCACCTGATAGCTGGAGGCATGGAAATCAAAATCCCACAATGCACCCTGCCCATGAAGCCCAGAGGCATCCGAGGGAGGAAGCCGCTCCCACGGGGCCGAAAACCCGGACCCAAAGTCAAagccaagatggcggccacCCCCCCGAGCGCC ATCACCACCGCTGACGGCGCCGCGGTGTTAGTGAAGCGAGGGCGAGGCCGGCCGCCTGGCAAGCGCAACAAGGCCACGCTGCTCGCTCAGGCCAAACTGCTGGCTCAGCAACAAGCCAAAGTCAAAGCGGAGTCTCTGAAGCCTCTCCTTCCGGCCCGGGGCAGCGGTGGAGTGCCGCCAAACAGCAGCAGCACGCAGCAG GTGTCGCAGCGTCTCCCTTCTCCCTCCCTGCAGCCCATCCAGCCGGCCCTCCTCCCCGTCAACATGCCCCCCACCCCGGACCTCTCCCCCATGTCCACCCCCTTCCTCCCCTTCCCGCCCAAGCCAAAGGAGCCCAAGGATCGGGCCGGGGAGTCCGCAGCTTTGGCTCCGGGCGTCCTCATCTCCGCGCTGCCTCGCCACTTTGTGGGCGGATCGCTGGGCGGATTCAGTCCCATCAAAGGTCTGTGTCCCCTGGACGTGCTGAGGAACTGCGTGGGCTTCCAGAAGGTCCTGGAGAGCCCAGCCCTGACGCCCCAAGAGCCGAGTCAGCCGCATACTACGATCTACGCCCTCCAGCCTAAACACAGAAGCCCGGATACCCCCGTGCCGAGCGGAGACCAGCCGCCGGCCCCGGCCCTCCCAATTCAACAGCACCGGAACCCGTTGCCGGGGCGCAACGTGGACGAGGACGGCCAGAGGGGAGGGGCTCGGGATGCCAGGAACCGTCACCCTTTGCCCCCGCTCCGGGTTCTACCTTTGGACCTGGACTGTAGTGTACAAGTGCGACAGCTGATGAGGACTCGTCTGGGCTCGACTCAGTTCCAAACCTTCACCCGCCGGTTGTCCGAGGCCCTCTCCCAGGACCTGAGCGCCAAGCCGCCCTGCTCGCCCATCACGCCGCCGCCCGAGCAGGCCCTGCCCCTTAACCTCAGCAAGCGCTTTACTCTCAAGAGACCCGGGACGGACCCGGTCGAGCTCGGTCGAGCGACCACTAACGGAACCGCCGACGAGCCGTCTCTCAAGAAAGTCAAAGCAGACTGCCTGGAGCGTGCTGAGGACTTCAGCCCgggcgggggcggcggcggcgccgggCGCCGCGATTCGGGGTCCACTGGCCGCGAGGGCCAAGAACTGGGACACAAGAACCAGGAGGAACCGGCAGACCTGAGCTCGCCTAGCAGGATCAGGGCTTTCCTGCTCGGCCTGCCGCCATTCCAGGTGAAACTGGACGAGGATCTGAACGGGATGAAGTTTGGCAAAGTCCTTCCGTCGGGCTCCGGCGTGGAAAGCCAGAGGACCGTGACAGTTTTGAAAGACGCCGAAGCGGCGATAACGGAGACAAGCGACCACAAGTCAGAGTCTGTAACCAAACAGGTAGGAAATGTCGAAATGCTTAACGTGGACGTCAAGGACGAAGGGAACGCTTCGGTGGACAAAATGGAGGACTTCGGCGATCAGATGATAGCCAGTGTGCAAAAGTGTGATGTGGAGACCTCCCAGGGCCACCCGAGCCCCGTTCTGCCCCAGACCAGCGCTCTGGTCCTGGCCCAGCAGAGCTGA